Below is a genomic region from Thermococcus sp..
AACTGGGCGTAGAAGGTGGCCACACCGTAGACCCTGCTCAGAGGAATTCTGAGGTAATTGGCTATCTCCTCAAGGGCCTCTCTCGGCAGGTATCCGAAGCGCTCTTGGGTTCTCTGGAGGAGGGGAATCAGCGAACTCGGTTCGGGAGGATACTCTGAAAGGTATCTACGGTTCTCCATAAGCATCACCGTTTGTGAAAAGCTATTGGCTTTCTATGTTTATAAATGTGCATTGAAGCACAAGTTTGTAACAAAAGGTTCCCAACTTAGAGTTTGGAAGCCCAATTTGAGGGATAAGCTTTTGTCTTCTTTCTCCAAGTTCTCCCGGTGAGAGCATGGGGCCCTTCGACTTTCTGAAACGGCTGAAAAAGGAAGATGCAGGTGGAGAGTTCATAGCCTCACGGAGACTAGTGGGTAGGTTCCTTGTGGAAGAAGTCTTAACAGTTTTTGGCAGGGAAACGCTCATCGGCACGGTTGAGGGCGTTATTTATCCGGGCTACAAGGTAAAGGGAAGAGCAGTAGCCCTAATTAGGGAAATCCAGAGGGACAGGAAAAGTGTTGACTTCGCGGTTGACGGTGATAGGGTTGCCTTAATCCTTGAGGGGAAGACAAACGCTAAAAAGGGCGATGTCCTCGAGGTGTACCAGTCGTAGGGGTGAGAATTATGATAATCCTTGACGACCACTTCCACGTTGACCCCTTCAAGGGCCTCTTCCTTGAGGCGGTAAAGCAGTTCCACAGGGCTGGTGGAACCCACCTGATGGTTGTCTACAAGACGGCCCACGACTACGGCTTTCCGGGATTGAAAGCGGAGGACTTCATGAAGGCGATGGACTTCCACGTTGAGCTCGTCGAGAGGATAAACAGAGAAACGCCGGTCAAAGCCTTTGCGGTGGTAGGTGTTCATCCAGCAGAGTTCGTCCATCTGGCCGAGCGGAAGAGCCTTGAATACGCCAAAAATGAGGTCATGAAAGCTCTGGAATACGCCCAGAAGCTCTGCTTTGAGGGAAAAGCGGTAGCGATAGGGGAAATCGGGAGGCCCCACTACGAGGTGAGCGAAGAGATATGGAACGCCAGCATCGAGCTGATGAAGTACGGGATGAGTCTAGCAAAAGAAGCCGACTGCGCCGTTCAGCTCCACACTGAAAGCTTTGACGAGGAAAAGTTCAGGGAGCTGGGGGAGTACGTTAAGGAGGTTGGCATAAAGCCCTACAAAGTTGTCAAGCACTTCTCACCACCACTTGTGAAAGTGGCTGAAGAGGTCGGCGTCTTCCCGAGTATCATAGCGAGTAGGAAGAACATCGAGGAGGCGATAAAGCAGGGTAACCGCTTTATGATGGAGACGGACTACATAGACGACAAACGCCGTCCCGGAGCCGTTTTGGGGCCGAAGACCGTTCCGCGGAGAACCAAGGCCTTTCTCCAGAACGGCCTCTTTACTGAGGAGGACGTTTACAGGATTCATGTGGAAAATCCGGAGAAGGTCTATGGGCTTGAGATGGAGGAGTAAACCAAAAGCGATTTATAGAACTCTTCCTGAAATAATTACCTGAGGGTTCCTCATGGGAAAGCTGAGGGCAGTTCTCCCAATCCTTATGATATACTACATCGTCAAGAAATCTGACAAGAAATACGAGAAGAAAATCGGGTGGATGAAAAAGATCGCTGCAGACTTCGCAATAGTCGATAACATTACTTATAATCACACGCTGGCTGGTCACCGCATCAAAATGGAAGAGTTTATAAAGAAAAAATACGGAGAGCTTCCTGGAAGCCCTGGCACAGATGCGAAAACAAGAAGGCGCGCAATATGGGAAGCACTAACACACACACGATTACTTCCCACATTACGGGAAAACGTACATTCACAAAAGCCCCGAAGATGCACAGAAATGGAACACGCTTGTTGGCCTGATGACAATCTTGCCGGCAATGTTCCACAAACTCACAGACACCGAAGAATTCGGGAAAAGAACAGATGCAATGCTGGAAAAAATAGCAGAAGGGCTGATATTCTACAATCACAAGAAAGATGTGGAAGAAGAGTACGGAACCTTGAAGATCCCGCCACCAAAGGAAGCTGTGCTTTTAGAGGGGTATCTACTGCCCGAATTTGAAAAACTGAAAAAGGACCCACAGCTCCAAGACAAATTCCTAGATGCCCTAGCCGAAGCATACCACATAAGAACATGGCCAAAAGAGCGACTGAGAGAATATCTCAAATTGGCAATAGATGCCGCCGAAGAAGTATCGAAATACCTCGGTAAGGCAGGGAAGTCATACATACCCGTGGATGAGTTTGAAAAGTTTGAGAAATTAAACAAGTTCCTGGACACGTTATTCACCAAAGAGTTCCATGCAAGGAAAAGAAAACCAGTCCTACACAAAACGCCCGTGAGTCGGATGCAAACTACCAAACCGCCCCTTCAAAACGGTTGGATAAAAAGCCAAAGTTCGGAAGAAATACACCGAGAGGCCACCAAGCTCCTCGGCGTTATCCAGGGTCTCAAAATCGCTAACGCCGGCGAGGAGGCACTGAGGGGACTTGAGAAAAGGCTCTGGAACGACATTAGAGGGCTCGGTAAGGAAAACCTTGAGCTGGCCGGTCTCTACGCAATGGTTATAGCGCACCTCCGCGAGAACGACCTCGAAGGGGCCGAGAGGTTTCTCTTGGAGGTCGCAAAAGGCCAGTCTTGAAAAATCGCGTAATGAAACCGGAGGAGTAGAGGGGCTTTCCCTCTTCCAAAACCGTCCTTATGAAACTGTCGTTTCTATTTTTAAACTCCTCCGGCTTGATGACTATCGGGCTTATCAGCTCCCCGTATTCGAGGAGAATTCCGGTCACAACATCCACCATCTTCGTGATTATGGAGACATTGAAACTCTTCCTGAGGATTTCCTCGACCCTCGGGAGTTCCTCCGCTGGAATTGCGTCCGCAAGATAATAGAGAGAATGTTAGTGTCAATCGGAAATCCCTCTCCCATTCCTCCCTCAGCTCCTTGAGGCCCTTTTCAAGGTCTTTCCTGCCCCTGTAAATACCCCGGTACTCTGACGGCTCGAAGAACCCCCCTTTATCCTTTCCCAGAGTTCTAGGGGTATGATAACGCCCTTAATCCTCCCCTGCTCGTCGTATATGTACTCCACACCCTCCATACCCACACCTGAAAAGATTTCACTCCACGCATATTTAACGCCTTCGCTTTTTTCAACAGTTAACCTCCGCCCTTCTCACCACCCTCACCCTTCCGGGCTCCCCAACCTCTCCCTCCACCTCGAAGATCTTGCCCAAAAACTGCTCCACGACCCAGACGTTGGTAACTAGGTGGCTCGTGATTTTGGCAACGCCAATCTCTCCTCCAGCAAAGGCCAAAAACGGTATCAGTTGGTCGCCGAGGAACTTATCCACGGCCGCCCGGGTCGTCAGCTGGTCGAGGAGCTCACCCGCCGCTTCCCTGCCGACAACCTCTGCCGGCTTACCGCGCTTTCCAAGGGCATCTCCCCCGAGCCTCAGCGAGTCCGTCTCGGCCCAAACCACTATTCCGCTCCCCGGTCCGAGAGAGCGCGAAACCTCCTTCTCTATTTCGACCGGAACGCTGTAAAAGCTCCTCAGCTTTTCCTCGGCGGCCTTTGCCTGCCTCTCAGCGACGTGGGCTGGCAAGTTGGTGGCGTGGCTTATCCCGGAAAAGCGCTCGATTTTCCTCCACTCGAGGGCTATGAGCGGTTTCCTCTCCCCCCAGAGTTCAACTTTCCCAACTACCAGACCGCCACCCTTCGGGTAATGGCCCCTCCTCTTTATCTCGAGCTCAACCTTTAGTCCCATTCTCTCAAGGGCAAAGAGCGTGACGTTTTTTAGGTAATCCACCGGTGGGCTCCAGGGGACGTCGGTTCCTCCGGTTACCTCGAAGCTACCCCCGGTGAAGGCCATAGCCGGAAGCAAAGCCTGAAGGACGAGGGTTATACTGCCCGCTGTTTTTATCGGAACGCGGATGTATTTCGGCTCGGGCTTTCCAGGGATAAACTCGAGCCTCGTTGAGCCGACCTGAGCGCCTTTAACCCTCGCATTGCTCAGCTCCTTCAGGGCTAAAATCCCGTGGAGGTGCTGTGTTTTAAGCCCTGGATTGGGCCTGTTGGCGCGGATGTTATATACCCTCACGGGCTTTCCTGTGATTACGGACAGAGCAACCGCCGTCCTGAGTATCTGCCCTCCGCCCTCGCCGTAGGAACCGTTTATTTCAACCCACTCCATTCTCCCACCCTTACCCTCTCAGCTCAAAAACCTAAAAACCTGACGAAAGGCTTTTAGGTGGGCCGAACAACTTCTGCCGGTGAGAACATGGACGAGCTTGAATTCTGCGTTAAGAGCCTCAGCTATCCCCTTGGCATGCTCCTTGAGAATCTGAAGAGAAAACCCGGTGAAAGGGTTGAGGTGAGGAACGGGACCGTTTACATTCCCAACGTGCCTTTCGCGGCGAAGTGCTACCTCACTGCTCTCGCTCTCTTTGAGAGCCTCGACGTGGTTGATGCCAAGAGGCTTGCCGATGACTTAACCTATGTCGAGGACTTCATAGAGCGGGTTCTCTTATCCCCCCTCGGCGAGAAGGTGAGACCCTACGTTGAGGAATCGGGTGAACTTATCTCCAATGGGGACAAGCTGAGCGTGGACTGGCTTGAGTTCGAAAGGAGGAGCGAAGGGGTAAGGCCCCTCCTCGAGAGGATTCTCGGTGGAAAAGAGCCTGAGGAAATCGGGGAGCTGAGTGTTGATGAGTGCCTCCTCCTAAGCTACCTCGCCGGGGACAGGAAGGGGCGCGAGAAAGTTAACGCCGTCCTCGGAAAGCTGAATTCAGCCTTCAGGGAGGCCGTTAAGGCGTACTTCAAGGCCTTGAGGCGTTGAGCCTTATTGCAATCTTCAGGGCCTCTTCCCTCTCAAGGCCCCTCTTTACGAGCGCTTCCACCAGCCTTGCCAGGGCCTCGACGTTCCTCAGGTTCAGTTTTTCCTCCGGGAGGTTGACGAATCTAAGGGGCACGTTAAAGCCAAGCCTCGATGAGAGCTCCACGGCAAATTCTTCCCTCGTTAGGGGCGGAATCCTCACGTAAGCGGAGAAATCGAAGTCGCTGTACTTTTTCGCGTTTTTGGTCTCCACTATCAGAGGTCCGTCTCGCTCCCCGCTCAGGAGCTCGGCAACGCTTTCCGGACTGGGCTCGCGGAGGATTAGTGCATTTGGAGGAACGAGCTCCGATATGTCAACTCCCCTAAGGTTCTCGACGAGCGTGTCAACGCCAAGGGAGAGAACTTCCCTCCAGTCGAGGGTTTTCATCTCGGGCCTTTTGGCAATGACCCTTCGATAAAGGATGTCGCTCACGAGGGTTATCTGGTAGACCTCGTTTGTCTCCTCCAGTGTTAGCACACCGTTGGAGAGCAACCTCAGGCCGAGCCTTGCGAGGGAAGAGCTCAGCTCCTCCTCGCTTCGCGTTGTTATCGCCTTCTTCCCAGAGACGTCTTCAACTCCCCTGCTCACGAGCCTGTAATCCGCTGGGAAGAGGCCCTTTGCGTTAAAAAACTCCTCTAAGGTCTCTTTGGCGGTCTTCTCGTCGATTGCGTAGACCTTGACGAACTCCACGTTTCCAGCCCTGTCAACCCCTATGAAAACGACCGCGTCGCGCCTCTCTTCGGGTGTTAAAATGTCCATCGGCTCACCTCATAGGCTCATGGCTCCCAACAATTCTCCGGTTTCGATGTTGAAAATCTCGACGACCCTCTTTCTGGTATCCAAGAGGGCAACGCTCTTTACTCCAGTTAGGTAACCGCACACCTCCCCGGGATTGACCAGTATCGTTCTCCCGACTTCCCTGATTTCGTAGTGGTGGGTGTGGCCGACTATAACAACGTCGTAGAGCTTGCTGTAGGCAAGTGCCTTAACCAGTACTTCGTTCGTCCCGTGCGTTACCGCTATCTTCATACCATCGGCATTAACCTCGATTAGCTCATCGCATACCCCCATTGCCTCGTAGAGGCCCTTCCTTTCACCGTCGTTGTTTCCGAAGACTCCCTTGAGGGGGGCTTTGAGCCTCTTAAGTTCCCGGGCGACGAAGGGGGCGACGTAGTCGCCGGCGTGGATTACCAGGTCAACGTTCCTCTCGTTAAAGAACTCTACGGCCTTCCTTATGGCGGGGAGATTGTCGTGGGTGTCGCTCATTATCCCAATCAGCATTACAGCTCACCTAAGCCGGAACTCTCCTTTGAAGTTTATAGGGTTATCGAGGACTAAAGCGTTCTTCCCCTCATTTGTGTTCATGAATGCATTCGAGTGGAAATCCAACTGGTATAACCGAGTCCAACACCGTCCTAAGCTGTTCCGACAAGGTTTATTAGACCAAAACCTAAGGCCGTTGAAGGTGGTGGCATGTTCACGGGCAGAGCCCTCATAGCGGTCAAGGTTCTCAGACCCTTTTCAGACTGGAATCAGGGCGATATCGTCCTAATCGAGGACTGGAAGGCGAGAGAACTCTGGGAGGCCGGAATCGT
It encodes:
- the pbp11 gene encoding tRNA-binding protein Pbp11, encoding MGPFDFLKRLKKEDAGGEFIASRRLVGRFLVEEVLTVFGRETLIGTVEGVIYPGYKVKGRAVALIREIQRDRKSVDFAVDGDRVALILEGKTNAKKGDVLEVYQS
- a CDS encoding TatD family hydrolase, whose amino-acid sequence is MIILDDHFHVDPFKGLFLEAVKQFHRAGGTHLMVVYKTAHDYGFPGLKAEDFMKAMDFHVELVERINRETPVKAFAVVGVHPAEFVHLAERKSLEYAKNEVMKALEYAQKLCFEGKAVAIGEIGRPHYEVSEEIWNASIELMKYGMSLAKEADCAVQLHTESFDEEKFRELGEYVKEVGIKPYKVVKHFSPPLVKVAEEVGVFPSIIASRKNIEEAIKQGNRFMMETDYIDDKRRPGAVLGPKTVPRRTKAFLQNGLFTEEDVYRIHVENPEKVYGLEMEE
- the rtcA gene encoding RNA 3'-terminal phosphate cyclase; protein product: MEWVEINGSYGEGGGQILRTAVALSVITGKPVRVYNIRANRPNPGLKTQHLHGILALKELSNARVKGAQVGSTRLEFIPGKPEPKYIRVPIKTAGSITLVLQALLPAMAFTGGSFEVTGGTDVPWSPPVDYLKNVTLFALERMGLKVELEIKRRGHYPKGGGLVVGKVELWGERKPLIALEWRKIERFSGISHATNLPAHVAERQAKAAEEKLRSFYSVPVEIEKEVSRSLGPGSGIVVWAETDSLRLGGDALGKRGKPAEVVGREAAGELLDQLTTRAAVDKFLGDQLIPFLAFAGGEIGVAKITSHLVTNVWVVEQFLGKIFEVEGEVGEPGRVRVVRRAEVNC
- a CDS encoding metallophosphoesterase, translating into MLIGIMSDTHDNLPAIRKAVEFFNERNVDLVIHAGDYVAPFVARELKRLKAPLKGVFGNNDGERKGLYEAMGVCDELIEVNADGMKIAVTHGTNEVLVKALAYSKLYDVVIVGHTHHYEIREVGRTILVNPGEVCGYLTGVKSVALLDTRKRVVEIFNIETGELLGAMSL